One region of Erwinia tracheiphila genomic DNA includes:
- the hemB gene encoding porphobilinogen synthase — MSSYSPNLRPRRLRQSSSLRSLLQETTLSLNDLALPIFVEEELDDYKAIQAMPGVLRIPEKRLAFEIERIAKAGILAVMTFGISHHTDADGSNTWQKDGLVSRMARICKETVPEIIVMSDTCFCEYTSHGHCGVLHENGVDNDATLVNLGRQAVAAAQAGADFIAPSAAMDGQVAAIRHALDNAGFTDTAIMSYSTKFASSFYGPFREAAGTSLKGDRKTYQMNPMNRREALRESLIDQAEGADALMVKPAGAYLDIIREVRERTELPLAAYQVSGEYAMIKFAAQAGAIDERDVFLESLGSIKRAGADLIFSYFALELAEKNLL; from the coding sequence AACGATCTTGCGCTGCCGATTTTTGTTGAGGAAGAACTGGATGATTATAAAGCTATTCAGGCGATGCCCGGTGTGTTGCGCATACCGGAAAAACGTCTGGCTTTTGAAATTGAACGTATTGCAAAAGCGGGCATTCTTGCGGTCATGACTTTTGGCATTTCTCACCATACGGATGCCGATGGAAGCAATACCTGGCAGAAGGATGGCCTGGTTTCCCGCATGGCGCGGATCTGCAAAGAAACCGTCCCTGAAATAATTGTGATGTCAGATACCTGCTTTTGTGAATATACCAGCCACGGCCATTGCGGTGTGCTGCACGAAAATGGTGTTGATAATGATGCCACCCTGGTGAATCTGGGCCGACAGGCGGTGGCGGCAGCGCAGGCCGGTGCGGATTTTATTGCTCCCTCGGCAGCAATGGACGGTCAGGTCGCAGCCATTCGCCACGCGCTGGATAATGCAGGATTTACCGATACTGCGATCATGTCTTACTCGACAAAGTTTGCCTCTTCCTTTTATGGTCCGTTTCGTGAAGCGGCGGGGACTTCCCTGAAGGGAGATCGCAAAACCTATCAGATGAATCCAATGAATCGTCGGGAAGCACTCCGTGAATCATTGATCGATCAGGCGGAAGGGGCCGATGCATTGATGGTAAAACCCGCCGGAGCCTACCTGGATATTATTCGTGAAGTGCGTGAACGCACTGAACTTCCTCTTGCTGCCTATCAGGTCAGCGGTGAGTATGCGATGATTAAATTTGCGGCTCAGGCCGGGGCGATCGATGAAAGGGATGTGTTTCTGGAAAGCCTTGGAAGCATTAAACGTGCCGGGGCCGATCTTATTTTCAGCTATTTTGCCCTGGAACTGGCGGAAAAAAATCTGCTGTAG
- the otsB gene encoding trehalose-phosphatase: MRHTIRRKRVNSQNIPGPVLSQAQRYAFFFDVDGTLADIQLRPDDVSVSEEVIVNLKDLARICGGAVALVSGRPISELDALVSPLQLPLAGVHGAERRDLEGNLEQHALPEEIVSALSSLLQQRMAALPGTQLEMKGMAFALHYRGAQHFQTQVMQLAESVIEQFSGLALQPGKCVVEIKPQGINKGAAVAAFMQQAPFSGKTPVFLGDDVTDEAAFSTVNAMQGISVKVGEGCTEAAHRLPDVAAVNKWLAETLLQLDQDEKMSVRS, translated from the coding sequence ATGAGACATACCATCAGGAGAAAACGTGTGAATTCACAAAATATACCCGGCCCCGTGCTATCTCAGGCACAGCGTTACGCCTTCTTCTTTGATGTTGACGGAACGCTGGCTGACATTCAGCTGCGCCCGGATGACGTGTCTGTTTCGGAAGAGGTTATTGTCAACCTTAAGGATCTTGCCCGTATCTGTGGTGGTGCAGTGGCGCTGGTATCAGGCCGCCCGATAAGTGAACTGGACGCACTGGTCTCGCCGTTACAGCTGCCTCTGGCTGGTGTGCATGGTGCCGAGCGGCGCGATCTGGAAGGAAACCTCGAACAGCATGCGTTACCAGAAGAGATCGTTTCTGCACTTTCTTCTTTATTACAGCAACGCATGGCTGCTCTCCCTGGTACCCAGCTGGAAATGAAGGGCATGGCCTTTGCCCTGCATTATCGGGGTGCGCAGCACTTTCAAACTCAGGTGATGCAACTGGCTGAATCTGTTATTGAGCAGTTTAGCGGGCTGGCGCTTCAGCCCGGAAAATGCGTGGTGGAAATCAAGCCGCAGGGTATCAATAAAGGGGCTGCTGTTGCGGCATTTATGCAGCAGGCGCCTTTTTCCGGTAAAACACCGGTATTTCTTGGCGATGATGTGACCGATGAGGCAGCATTTTCCACGGTTAATGCCATGCAGGGAATCTCAGTCAAAGTCGGCGAGGGCTGCACGGAAGCCGCGCATCGTCTGCCGGATGTCGCCGCAGTCAACAAATGGCTGGCAGAAACACTATTACAATTAGATCAAGACGAAAAAATGTCGGTAAGGAGTTAA
- the otsA gene encoding alpha,alpha-trehalose-phosphate synthase: MSRLVVVSNRIAVPDGSKVSAGGLTVGIMDALKTTGGIWFGWNGEINEIGEDEEEMNLFEQDGISYASFGLNQNDYDLYYLQFSNGVLWPAFHYRLDLVNFQREAWEGYRKVNNQLADRLMLLLEPDDVIWIHDYHLLPFAAALRKLGVQNRIGFFLHIPFPTPEVFNALPPHRELLAMMCEYDLLGFQAENDRTAFLECVSLCTELQGEGKKHQAFDQHFITEVYPIGIEPDNIREMAEGPLPPKMAAMKKALGDAKNIIACERLDYSKGLPERFLAYEALLENYPEHRGKIRYSQIAPTSRGDVQAYQDIRHQLETEAGRINGKYGTLGWTPLYYLNQHFDRRLLMKIFRLTDIGLVTPLRDGMNLVAKEYIAAQDPKDPGVLVLSRFAGAANELTSALIVNPYDRDEVAAALNQALTMPLDERISRYNEMMDVLRKHDITHWRKTYLTDLQALPARGDVDHAVNR, translated from the coding sequence ATGAGTCGCTTAGTAGTTGTATCTAACCGCATCGCAGTACCTGATGGGTCAAAAGTCAGCGCAGGTGGCTTAACGGTTGGCATTATGGATGCGCTTAAAACCACCGGGGGAATATGGTTTGGCTGGAATGGCGAAATCAATGAGATTGGGGAAGATGAGGAAGAGATGAACCTGTTCGAACAGGATGGCATCTCCTATGCTTCTTTTGGACTGAACCAGAACGATTATGATTTGTACTATCTGCAGTTCTCCAACGGCGTGCTCTGGCCCGCTTTTCATTATCGTCTTGACCTGGTTAATTTTCAGCGTGAGGCCTGGGAGGGGTATCGCAAGGTCAACAACCAGCTGGCCGACCGACTGATGCTGCTACTGGAGCCGGACGATGTTATCTGGATCCATGACTATCATCTGCTGCCTTTTGCCGCCGCGCTTCGTAAGTTGGGTGTTCAGAACCGCATCGGTTTCTTCCTGCATATTCCTTTTCCTACACCGGAAGTCTTTAACGCGCTGCCGCCGCATCGCGAACTCCTGGCGATGATGTGCGAATATGACCTGCTGGGCTTCCAGGCGGAAAATGATCGTACTGCTTTTCTGGAGTGTGTTTCGCTGTGTACTGAGTTACAGGGTGAAGGCAAGAAACATCAGGCATTTGATCAACATTTTATCACTGAGGTTTATCCCATCGGGATTGAGCCGGACAATATCCGCGAGATGGCGGAAGGGCCGTTGCCGCCTAAAATGGCCGCCATGAAGAAGGCTCTCGGCGATGCCAAAAATATCATCGCCTGTGAGCGGCTGGACTATTCTAAAGGGCTTCCCGAGCGCTTTTTGGCTTATGAGGCTCTGCTGGAAAATTACCCTGAGCATCGTGGAAAAATACGCTATTCCCAGATAGCGCCGACCTCCCGGGGTGACGTGCAGGCTTACCAGGATATTCGTCATCAGCTTGAAACCGAAGCGGGAAGAATAAATGGTAAATATGGCACGCTGGGGTGGACCCCCCTTTATTACCTTAACCAGCATTTTGACAGACGGCTGTTAATGAAAATATTTCGCCTGACGGACATTGGCCTGGTTACGCCGTTACGCGATGGTATGAATCTTGTCGCGAAAGAATATATCGCTGCTCAGGACCCAAAAGACCCCGGTGTGCTGGTTTTGTCCCGTTTTGCCGGTGCGGCCAATGAACTGACCTCCGCGCTGATTGTGAATCCCTACGACCGCGATGAGGTCGCAGCGGCGCTTAATCAGGCGCTAACCATGCCGTTGGATGAGCGTATTTCACGCTATAACGAAATGATGGACGTTCTTCGTAAGCATGACATTACCCACTGGCGAAAAACCTACTTAACGGATTTACAGGCACTTCCCGCGCGTGGCGATGTCGATCATGCTGTAAACAGATAG
- the flhD gene encoding flagellar transcriptional regulator FlhD, which translates to MGTSELLKHIYDINLSYLLLAQRLINQEKASAMFRLGIDEAMADALSQLTLPEMVKLAETNQLICQFRFTDHNTINRLTQESRVDDLQQIHTGILLSSRLLRNAIDKKDGQPKKRAS; encoded by the coding sequence ATGGGCACATCAGAATTACTAAAACATATTTATGACATTAATCTGTCTTATTTGCTGCTTGCACAGCGCCTGATTAATCAGGAAAAAGCCTCCGCTATGTTTCGCCTCGGTATCGATGAAGCAATGGCCGATGCGCTGTCTCAGTTGACCCTGCCTGAGATGGTGAAACTGGCCGAAACCAATCAGCTGATTTGTCAGTTTCGTTTCACCGATCACAACACAATTAACCGCCTGACTCAGGAATCACGCGTGGATGATTTACAACAAATTCACACGGGGATTTTGTTATCCAGCCGTTTATTGCGTAACGCCATTGATAAAAAAGACGGACAGCCTAAAAAGAGGGCGAGTTAA
- the flhC gene encoding flagellar transcriptional regulator FlhC — MSEKSIVQEARDIQLAMELISLGARLQMLESETQLSRGRLIKLYKELRGSPPPKGMLPFSTDWFMTWEQNIHASMFCNAWQFLLKSDMCKGVDAVIKAYRLYLEQCPQQENGPLLALTRAWTLVRFVESGMLELSDCKCCGGSFINHAHQPVGSFVCSLCQPPSRAVKRRKLISDSADNISQLLDEQIKQAV; from the coding sequence ATGAGCGAAAAAAGTATCGTGCAGGAAGCGCGTGACATTCAGTTAGCCATGGAATTAATTTCCCTCGGCGCACGCCTGCAAATGTTGGAAAGCGAGACCCAGTTAAGCCGTGGCCGCTTAATCAAACTGTATAAAGAACTGCGCGGTAGCCCGCCACCTAAAGGCATGCTGCCATTCTCTACCGACTGGTTTATGACATGGGAGCAGAATATCCATGCGTCCATGTTCTGTAATGCCTGGCAGTTCTTACTGAAAAGTGACATGTGTAAAGGCGTCGATGCCGTTATTAAGGCCTATCGGCTGTATCTTGAGCAGTGTCCGCAGCAGGAAAACGGTCCGCTACTGGCGTTGACCCGTGCATGGACGCTGGTCCGCTTTGTGGAGAGCGGTATGCTTGAGCTTTCCGACTGCAAATGCTGTGGTGGAAGCTTTATTAATCATGCACATCAGCCTGTCGGCAGCTTTGTTTGCAGCCTCTGCCAGCCGCCTTCGCGCGCGGTAAAAAGGCGTAAACTTATTTCAGATTCTGCCGATAATATTTCACAACTGCTGGATGAACAGATTAAACAAGCCGTTTAA
- the motA gene encoding flagellar motor stator protein MotA: protein MLIILGYILVLGSVLGGFAMVGGELGALYQPSELLIIGGAAVGAFIVGNNGKAIKATMKSFPLLMRGAKYNKSVYMDLMALLYRLMAKSRQQGMLSLEADIDNPQESEIFANYPRISADKRLVDFITDYLRLMISGNMNAFEIEALMDEEIETYEHECEVPATALQSMGDSLPAFGIVAAVMGVVHTLAAADRPAAELGASVAHAMVGTFLGILLAYGFISPLGSVLRQKCAETTKMMQCIKVTLLSSLNGYAPQIAVEFGRKTLYSTDRPSFIELEEHVRNAKASAKQTSDQGA from the coding sequence GTGTTAATTATTTTGGGTTATATCCTGGTTTTGGGATCGGTATTAGGTGGCTTCGCGATGGTTGGTGGCGAACTTGGCGCGCTTTACCAACCCTCTGAACTGTTGATTATTGGTGGGGCTGCTGTCGGCGCCTTTATCGTTGGAAATAACGGCAAAGCCATTAAAGCCACCATGAAATCCTTTCCCCTCCTGATGCGTGGCGCGAAGTATAACAAATCCGTTTATATGGATTTGATGGCGCTGCTCTATCGCCTGATGGCTAAATCCCGTCAGCAGGGCATGTTGTCCCTTGAGGCCGATATTGATAACCCGCAGGAAAGTGAAATTTTTGCTAATTACCCGCGCATTTCTGCCGATAAAAGATTAGTGGACTTCATTACCGACTATTTACGCCTGATGATCAGCGGCAATATGAATGCGTTCGAAATCGAAGCCTTGATGGATGAAGAAATTGAAACCTACGAACATGAATGTGAGGTGCCTGCGACGGCACTGCAATCCATGGGTGATTCCCTTCCTGCATTTGGTATCGTCGCAGCGGTAATGGGGGTGGTTCATACGCTGGCAGCGGCTGACAGGCCAGCAGCGGAGTTGGGTGCCTCGGTGGCGCATGCGATGGTAGGAACATTTTTAGGCATTTTACTGGCATACGGCTTTATTTCTCCCCTGGGGAGTGTGTTGCGGCAGAAGTGTGCAGAAACCACGAAAATGATGCAGTGCATTAAGGTTACGCTGCTTTCCAGCCTGAATGGATATGCGCCACAAATTGCCGTTGAGTTTGGCCGTAAAACCCTTTACTCGACGGACAGACCATCTTTCATCGAGTTGGAGGAACACGTCCGCAATGCGAAAGCATCGGCGAAACAGACTTCGGATCAGGGCGCATGA
- the motB gene encoding flagellar motor protein MotB has product MKHNTHPIIVVRKKKHKGNEGGHGSWKIAYADFMTALMAFFMVMWLISISTPAQRESIAEYFKTPLKVAITGGTRTSESVSVIPGGGQDPTQKIGEVHKVVDMDAEKRNMDKIRLNRLREKLDQLIEADPRLKALRQHLIINMVEEGLRIQIIDSQNRPMFKTGSAEVEPYMRDILRAIAPILNDIPNKISLAGHTDDFQYATGDRGYSNWELSTDRANASRRELVIGGLDAGKMLRVLGMADTMKLNNRGANDAVNRRISLLVLNHDTEMQIEKENSESDAVQIDNSDPANLKQIVAPPIPSAANNNPAPQPSQAESAGSKNVPKAFSSGQPATPAQTERDSQQR; this is encoded by the coding sequence ATGAAACATAACACTCATCCTATCATTGTGGTCAGGAAGAAGAAGCACAAAGGCAATGAGGGCGGGCATGGTTCATGGAAGATTGCCTATGCGGATTTTATGACGGCTCTGATGGCTTTCTTTATGGTGATGTGGCTGATTTCGATTTCCACGCCCGCACAGCGCGAAAGTATTGCGGAATATTTTAAAACGCCCCTGAAGGTTGCAATAACGGGCGGGACACGTACCAGTGAAAGCGTAAGCGTTATCCCGGGTGGCGGTCAGGACCCGACGCAAAAAATAGGTGAAGTTCACAAAGTTGTCGATATGGATGCAGAGAAACGCAATATGGATAAGATTCGACTTAACCGCCTGCGAGAAAAGCTGGATCAGCTGATAGAAGCCGATCCGCGCCTGAAGGCGCTCAGGCAGCATCTGATTATCAACATGGTGGAAGAGGGGTTACGTATCCAGATTATCGACAGTCAGAACCGCCCGATGTTTAAAACCGGGAGTGCGGAAGTGGAACCCTATATGCGCGATATCCTCAGAGCCATCGCGCCGATTCTGAATGATATACCGAATAAAATCAGTCTGGCGGGGCACACGGATGATTTTCAGTATGCCACGGGCGACAGGGGTTACAGTAACTGGGAGCTGTCAACTGATCGTGCCAATGCATCACGTCGCGAGTTGGTGATAGGCGGGCTGGATGCAGGCAAGATGCTACGGGTGCTCGGCATGGCCGATACCATGAAGTTGAATAATCGCGGTGCAAATGATGCGGTCAATCGTCGAATCAGTTTGCTGGTGTTGAATCATGACACGGAAATGCAGATTGAGAAGGAAAATTCGGAAAGTGATGCTGTGCAAATCGACAACAGTGATCCGGCAAATCTTAAACAAATAGTGGCACCGCCGATCCCATCGGCTGCCAACAATAACCCGGCCCCTCAACCATCACAGGCTGAGTCGGCAGGAAGTAAGAATGTACCGAAGGCGTTTTCTTCGGGACAGCCTGCGACCCCGGCACAGACCGAGCGCGACTCACAGCAGAGGTGA
- the cheA gene encoding chemotaxis protein CheA, translating into MDISDFYQTFFDEADELLADMEQHLLGLDPQEPDAEQMNAIFRAAHSIKGGAGTFGFTVLQETTHILENILDGARRGEMQLSTNIINLFLETKDIMQEQLDAYKTASEPDAATFEYICQALRQLALEAKGEIIAPQPVVVETPERGGLRLTLVDLKPAEIPLMLEELGNLGSVSNVIKGETSVELTLDSSVSPDDIVAVLCFVIDESQIKFLNEGSETPQKKVAAVEVETLVADVETEAEPEPILASVSDISPAKRESTKKTSVPKASESTSIRVAVEKVDQLINLVGELVITQSMLAQRSGELDPVAHGDLLNSMGQLERNARDLQESVMSIRMMPMEYVFSRFPRLVRDLASKLGKEVELTLLGSSTELDKSLIERIIDPLTHLVRNSLDHGIEAPAKRLAEGKAAVGNLTLSAEHQGGNICIEVVDDGAGLNRERILAKALSSGLPVSDSMSDEEVGMLIFAPGFSTAEQVTDVSGRGVGMDVVKRNIQEMGGHVEIASKQGKGTTIRILLPLTLAILDGMSVRVADEVFILPLNAVMESLQPLANDLHPLAGGERVLEVRGEYLPLVELWNVFDVQDAKTEATQGIVVILQSAGKRYALLVDQLIGQHQVVVKNLESNYRKIPGISAATILGDGSVALIVDVSALQSLNREKRVAGAAA; encoded by the coding sequence ATGGATATCAGCGATTTTTATCAAACGTTTTTCGATGAGGCCGATGAATTGCTGGCCGACATGGAACAACACCTGCTGGGCCTTGACCCGCAGGAACCAGATGCGGAACAGATGAACGCAATTTTCCGCGCAGCCCACTCAATCAAAGGTGGTGCGGGAACATTTGGTTTTACTGTTCTGCAGGAAACTACGCACATTCTGGAAAATATTCTCGACGGTGCTCGTCGCGGTGAAATGCAATTGAGCACCAATATCATCAACCTGTTTTTGGAAACGAAAGATATCATGCAAGAACAGCTGGATGCCTACAAAACCGCCTCGGAGCCGGATGCTGCAACCTTCGAATATATCTGTCAGGCGCTGCGTCAGCTGGCACTCGAAGCCAAAGGTGAAATTATCGCGCCACAGCCTGTCGTTGTTGAGACGCCTGAACGGGGGGGGCTGCGTCTGACTCTGGTTGACCTGAAACCTGCTGAAATTCCGCTTATGCTGGAAGAATTGGGCAACCTGGGCAGCGTCTCCAACGTCATTAAAGGGGAAACCTCGGTAGAGTTAACCCTGGATTCTTCCGTCAGCCCGGATGATATCGTGGCGGTACTCTGCTTCGTTATTGATGAGTCTCAGATCAAATTCCTTAACGAAGGCAGTGAAACACCACAGAAAAAGGTCGCGGCGGTCGAGGTTGAAACGCTGGTGGCCGATGTGGAAACAGAAGCCGAACCGGAGCCGATACTGGCGTCCGTCAGCGATATTTCACCGGCGAAGCGTGAGTCGACTAAAAAAACGTCTGTGCCTAAGGCCAGCGAATCAACCAGTATTCGTGTAGCGGTTGAGAAAGTTGACCAGCTAATCAACCTTGTGGGTGAGCTGGTTATCACCCAGTCGATGCTGGCCCAGCGTTCTGGCGAGCTTGACCCGGTTGCTCACGGCGATTTGCTTAACAGCATGGGCCAACTTGAACGTAACGCCCGGGACCTGCAGGAATCGGTGATGTCGATCCGTATGATGCCGATGGAATATGTCTTCAGCCGCTTTCCGCGTCTGGTTCGCGACCTGGCCAGCAAACTGGGCAAAGAAGTGGAACTGACCCTGCTGGGGAGTTCGACCGAACTGGATAAGAGCCTGATTGAACGTATTATCGATCCACTGACCCACCTGGTACGAAACAGTCTTGACCACGGAATTGAAGCACCGGCAAAACGTCTGGCAGAGGGTAAGGCTGCCGTGGGCAACCTTACCCTCTCTGCAGAACACCAGGGTGGCAATATTTGTATTGAAGTGGTTGATGACGGTGCAGGACTCAACCGCGAACGTATCCTGGCGAAGGCGCTTTCCTCCGGACTCCCGGTCAGTGATTCCATGAGCGATGAAGAAGTCGGCATGCTGATTTTCGCCCCAGGGTTCTCCACCGCAGAACAGGTTACCGACGTTTCCGGGCGCGGCGTTGGCATGGATGTGGTGAAACGTAACATTCAGGAGATGGGCGGCCATGTTGAAATTGCCTCGAAACAGGGCAAAGGCACAACCATCCGTATCCTGCTGCCGCTGACGCTGGCCATTCTCGACGGCATGTCTGTCCGCGTAGCTGATGAAGTCTTTATCCTGCCGCTCAATGCTGTGATGGAATCCCTCCAGCCACTGGCAAACGATCTGCATCCGTTGGCTGGTGGGGAGCGTGTGCTGGAAGTGCGGGGCGAATACTTGCCGCTGGTTGAGCTGTGGAATGTATTTGATGTGCAGGATGCTAAAACAGAGGCGACGCAGGGAATAGTGGTCATTCTGCAAAGTGCCGGTAAACGCTACGCCTTGCTGGTTGATCAGCTGATTGGTCAGCACCAGGTGGTGGTGAAAAACCTGGAAAGCAACTATCGCAAAATTCCGGGCATTTCGGCAGCAACCATTCTTGGCGATGGTAGCGTGGCGTTGATTGTCGATGTCTCGGCTCTGCAATCTCTCAACCGTGAAAAGCGTGTGGCGGGAGCCGCAGCCTGA
- the cheW gene encoding chemotaxis protein CheW, whose protein sequence is MTGMAAVTKLAGETVGQEFLVFTLGNEEYGIDILKVQEIRGYDQVTRIANTPPFIKGVTNLRGVIVPIIDLRLKFEQPNVHYNDNTVVIVLNLKHRVVGIVVDGVSDVLSLTQDQIRPSPEFAVTMSTEYLTGLGALGERMLILVDIEKLLNSEEMALVDTLRSA, encoded by the coding sequence ATGACTGGAATGGCAGCTGTCACTAAACTTGCTGGCGAAACGGTAGGCCAGGAATTTTTGGTCTTTACACTGGGAAATGAAGAATACGGTATCGACATCCTCAAGGTCCAGGAGATCCGGGGATACGATCAGGTCACCCGTATCGCCAATACGCCGCCTTTTATTAAAGGCGTGACCAATCTGCGCGGTGTAATCGTGCCAATTATCGATTTACGGCTTAAGTTCGAACAGCCGAACGTCCACTATAACGATAATACCGTGGTGATTGTTCTCAACCTCAAACATCGGGTAGTAGGTATTGTCGTGGATGGCGTATCTGATGTTCTGTCGTTGACGCAGGACCAGATTCGCCCCTCCCCGGAATTTGCGGTCACCATGTCCACAGAGTATCTGACAGGCCTGGGCGCCCTGGGTGAACGTATGTTGATTCTGGTGGATATTGAAAAGCTGTTAAACAGTGAAGAAATGGCGCTGGTAGACACACTGCGTAGCGCATAA
- a CDS encoding methyl-accepting chemotaxis protein, translated as MFKRIKVVTGLVGILVLFALLQSGTSVLFFNTVHNDKENYQFNQRLRIQQQAMGGAWISLIQACNTLNRAGTRFLLDATYTGSGTTVNELLTQARQSMDAADKFFAVFNANLSEQGKTVKHVKALQVGYQQYRASLSALIAMLDVGRFNDFLSQPPQRDQDDFEKIYNAWLERNSQLAEQGNQMNRDAYQQTIWTLVLVLVTFLVATAFIWNGIQKILLQPLKMNIAHIRRISEGDLTQPVLVEGRNEMAQLAENLRDMQQSLVRTVSDVRDGSDAIYTRASEISAGNNDLSSRTEQQAASLEQTAASMEQLTATVKQNAENARQASQLALSASETAGKGGSVVDSVVKTMSEIADSSKKIADITSVIDGIAFQTNILALNAAVEAARAGEQGRGFAVVAGEVRNLAQRSAQAAKEIKVLIENSVARVNSGSALVGTAGETMKDIVSAVTRVTDIMGEIVSASDEQSRGIEQVGTAVTEMDRVTHQNASLVGESASAAAALEEQSRRLSQAVSVFRIRKENVIQAVNSSRRDEKILLSPTAPQPERLAAPISNDNWETF; from the coding sequence ATGTTCAAACGTATCAAAGTTGTCACTGGCCTGGTGGGAATACTTGTATTGTTTGCCTTATTACAGTCAGGAACCAGCGTACTCTTTTTTAACACGGTACATAATGATAAGGAAAACTATCAGTTCAACCAGCGACTGCGAATCCAGCAGCAGGCGATGGGAGGGGCGTGGATTTCCTTAATCCAGGCATGTAACACCCTGAATCGTGCCGGTACCCGCTTTCTGCTTGATGCTACCTATACAGGCTCAGGCACTACGGTAAACGAGTTGCTGACACAGGCCCGGCAGAGTATGGATGCCGCTGACAAATTCTTTGCAGTATTTAACGCAAATCTGTCTGAACAGGGCAAAACGGTGAAACACGTCAAGGCGCTTCAGGTTGGTTATCAGCAGTATCGTGCCTCTCTGTCTGCTTTGATCGCTATGCTGGACGTCGGCCGTTTTAACGATTTTCTTTCCCAGCCTCCGCAGCGCGATCAGGACGATTTCGAAAAAATTTATAACGCCTGGCTTGAAAGAAACAGCCAGTTGGCTGAACAGGGAAACCAGATGAACCGCGATGCCTATCAGCAAACCATCTGGACGTTGGTCTTGGTGCTGGTGACTTTCCTGGTGGCAACCGCGTTCATCTGGAATGGCATCCAAAAAATCCTGCTGCAGCCATTGAAAATGAATATTGCGCATATCCGCCGTATCTCAGAAGGCGATCTGACTCAGCCCGTGCTGGTGGAGGGGCGAAATGAAATGGCGCAGCTTGCCGAAAATTTGCGGGATATGCAGCAGTCGCTGGTCCGCACGGTGAGCGATGTTCGCGACGGTTCCGACGCTATTTACACCCGTGCCAGTGAAATCTCTGCCGGTAATAACGATCTCTCTTCACGCACCGAGCAGCAGGCAGCGTCGCTGGAGCAAACTGCCGCCAGCATGGAACAGTTAACGGCCACCGTGAAGCAGAATGCTGAAAACGCTCGCCAGGCATCGCAGCTGGCACTTAGCGCGTCTGAAACGGCAGGGAAAGGCGGTAGCGTGGTGGACAGCGTGGTGAAAACTATGAGCGAAATTGCCGACAGTTCGAAAAAAATTGCCGATATTACCAGCGTAATAGACGGTATTGCTTTCCAGACCAATATTCTGGCCCTTAACGCCGCTGTTGAAGCAGCGAGGGCAGGTGAGCAGGGACGCGGTTTCGCCGTGGTGGCGGGAGAAGTACGTAACCTGGCGCAGCGCAGCGCCCAGGCGGCGAAAGAAATCAAAGTGCTGATTGAGAATTCCGTGGCGCGGGTAAACAGCGGCTCTGCGCTGGTCGGCACGGCGGGCGAAACTATGAAGGATATTGTCAGTGCAGTGACCCGTGTCACTGACATCATGGGTGAAATTGTCTCGGCATCCGATGAACAAAGCCGCGGTATTGAACAGGTGGGGACGGCGGTAACGGAAATGGACCGCGTTACGCATCAGAATGCCTCACTGGTAGGCGAGTCCGCCTCCGCTGCCGCTGCACTGGAAGAACAGTCTCGCCGGCTGTCCCAGGCGGTTAGTGTATTTCGAATTCGTAAAGAAAATGTCATCCAGGCTGTTAATAGCAGTAGACGTGACGAAAAGATCCTGCTGTCTCCCACAGCGCCTCAGCCTGAAAGGCTTGCTGCCCCGATTTCCAATGATAACTGGGAAACTTTTTAA